Within Desulfobacter sp., the genomic segment AAGCTATCAGGTTTGACCTTGTGTTTTCTGGCGCATTTCGGACAGGTGATAATCACTTTGCCCCCTCCTTTTTTAACTCCGCCACAATGGCATCGACTGCAATATTGGCCAGTTTCCGCATAGAAACCCGGGTTGCGGCGCCCCTGGAACCGACCTTAACTTTAATTTTCGCTCTACTTTCCCAAATTTCCACGGAAACGTTTTCCACGGAGGCTTTCCATTTCGCCGGATGCTTCCCGCCGGATTCGCCTTCCAACTCTTCAAGGGTGCTTGCCTTATATATCAGGCAGTCCAATTCACGGGTGTCTGATTCAAATTCCTTGTCGTCGGTGTCAAGGATTTCTTCGATTACGTCTTTTTTCTTTCCCACTATGCCGCTCCTGGTTTCGTACGCCATATGTTCAGAAAATCATTCTTTACTTAAAAATCTTGCCTTGATCCGTTCAATCACGCCATCAATACGTTCTTTTTCTTCTGCGGTCATGTTGACCCAGGCCAGCCCGAACTGAAGGTCTCCGGTATCATGGACGGAACAATGGACAACTTTGGCAGTAAGCCCTTCCATACGCTGGCTGCCCAGCACAAGTTCGGCATCTTCAATGATTTGGCCGGCTTCGAATTCGAGACAACTGTCCGCACGAATTGCGATCCCGATGCTGGATATATTAACTACCGTGAAGGTTTTTTGATAGAAAACTGCCAGCACATTGTCCTTGTCCGACGCCGGCACCCTGAATGAATTTCGGACCTTGTCTTCCCCGGAATCAATGCCGGGCATGGGCTGAAATTCCAGTGAGTTATCAGTCATTCGCATCCTCCTGCCAGCAATTTAAATCGAGAAATTTTATATTCATTACTATCTGATCTGAAAAACATAGCAGGTCCCCGTAAACCATGCAAGAAAAAACGCTTTCCCTGCATATAAAAAGGGTATCCCCCTTGTGGGGGATACCCTTTTTAAAACACTTCTAATTCAAGCTGTACGGCTTAATGTCCGCCAAGGGCCTGAACTGCGGGAGCGATTGCAGGATGAACGAACAGCAGGATCATAGCAACAACCAGTGCGTAGATACACAGAGATTCGATCAGTGCCAGACCGATGAGCATGTTAACCTGGATTTTACCGGCGGCTTCGGGGTTTCTGGAGATACCGGCCATTGCGCCGTTCAAACCAAGACCCTGACCAATACCGCAACCGAATGCAGCAATACCGATTGCCAGACCTGCAGCCCATACACTACCAACTAGAAATTCCATGTTTTACTCCTTAAAATTATATATGATTAATACTAACGGGGCTTCTTCCAAAAATCCCGTATACGCTTAAATAAAGTTCCGCTTAATGAGCTTCCTCAATGGCACCGGCGATGTACATGGTGGGCAGGAGGAAAAATACAATGGCCTGGATCAGGGATACCAGGATGCCCATTGCCATGATGGGAAGGGGAACCAGGAAAGGTCCTGCCAGCATCAGCAGAATACCCACAACCAGTTCGTGGCCCATCATGTTGCCGAAGAGACGGAGGGTGAGGGAGAGTACCCTTGCCAGGTGGCCGATGACTTCAATGACGAAGAACAGGGGCATCAGGGCAGGTACAGGTCCCAGAAAATGTTTGATATATTTGGCGCCGTGTTTCTGGATACCGATAACATGGCTCCAGGAAACAACGATAATGGCCAGCGCCACAGTGGTATTAATATTTGCAGTGGGCGGATAAAGGGTGGGAACCAGGCCGAACAGGTTGCCCAGTAGAACAAAAAGGAAAACGGTCAGCAGCAGGGGAAAGGACTTTCTGCCCTCTTCACCGGTGATGCCCACCATAAACTCTTCAAGACCTGAGATAATGACCTCAAAAACATTCTGAGCGGTTTTGGGGACCATTGCAACCCCTTTGCCGCCGAGCCAGCCCAGAACAACTAAAACAATCATGGCCAGCCACATGTAAGTAACATGGGGATGCGCAGCAGCCCACGCTTCCGCATTTTTTCCGAACAAACCGAACACTGAAGTAAGAAACAAATATGGATGTTCCACCTTAAACCGCCTCCTTGAATAAGATCCTTGTCAATTCGATCCCCGCTGCAATAAAGGTACTTGCAACAACAACCGAAAGGCCCGCCAGTAGCCCTAACGGATGAACACTATGGGTTGATATCAAGAGGAAGATAATGGCACCCGTCACCGTAAACCGGATGTAATACTTAAAAAGGAGACTCCCCACCAAGGATTTCCCCTTTTCCATCACAGCTTCCCTGTTGATATTGTTGCTGACGGTCTTCTTGAGGAGATGGAAATTCACCGTGACTACCAGACCGCCCAGAAAGACCCCCAGATACATTTTCTGGGAGGCCAGGAACAGGGCAACCAGGCTGCTTGCAAAAAAGAGCAGCCAGTTGGTCCGTGTGATGAAATTTATTATCTTTTCAAGATCCGCCATTTATTTATCTTTAATTACTTATTTTTCTTTTCTTCTTCACGCTTATCGATCTCCCTGCCCTTCTGCCCCGCCCGGATGATATTGGAAAAACCGGCGGCAATGCCGAATGCCAGGCCAACCAGCAGTAGAACAGGCTGTGTGTCGAATTGCTTGTCGAGCCACCACCCCAAGGCCAGACCGATGACGATGGACAGGGCCACCGAGATGCCGAGGCTTGCAAAATACCCCAGTTCCCGAAAGGTTTTGCCTTTATCCTCATTCATATCAGGTCTATCTCTCCTTAACGTGTTTTGCTCTTAAATTATCAAATATCTTGAGAGCAAATACCATATGCGCAGGGTGAAGTCAACGTGAAAAAAAACTTTGGGATCTAAGATGAAATCCCTTGCCATTCATAGCTTTAACCCGCCTCTCCCATATCCGGAACCACCTTGTTTTACTCATCTTTTTTGAATCCGATTACCGTCCCGAACCTGCCGGTCTCTTTTTGGGCACGGTAGGAAAAAAAACGGTTTGCATTGCATTTTGTACAGATCTCCATGGCAAGGATATGGGAGGGTTTCACTCCCATTTCAACCAGTTGCGCCCTGGAAATTGCCCAGAAATCAAAATAATGGGGCCTATTTGTCCGGTACTGCCACAGCGGCCTGGGAATCTCTGTCCGGTAATTGACAAATTCGGCGCAGCAGGGCCCCAGGGACGGGGATATGCCGGCCAAGACATTTTCCGGCCGGCAGCCAAAATTAGCTGACATGGCGGAGATGCACTTGCCGAGAATATTTGCAACGCTGCCCCGCCATCCGGCATGGACATTGGCAAGGACCCGGTTCACCGGATCAAAAAGAACCACGGCCTGGCAGTCGGCGGTCTGGATCACCAGCCCGAGATCCGCCACGTCCGTGACCACGGCATCGGCCGCAGCCGGCCTCAGGGTCTCCCGGGTTTCTCTGTCCCAAACCCATTCCCGGAAATCCATTCCCTGTTTAACCACCAGAATCTCATCCCCGTGGACCTGATTAAGGAATACCGCCCGGTCCAGGCCCAGCCTGTCCAGCATCCTGGAACGGTTTTCAGCCACAATCTCCCGGCGGTCGCCGCAGCCCATGCCGATATTCATGGCGGCAAAAGGGCCGGTGCTGTTTCCACCGGCCCGGGAAAAAACGCCGTGTACCAGGCCGGGACAGGCGGACAAATGATCAAATGTCAGCACATCAGGAGGCGCCATAAAACCGTTTTCCGATCCGCTCAATGATTTTTGTGGTGGAAACCTCCTGTTCAAAGGGAATCCGTTCCACACGGCCGCCGGCGGATTTTACAAAATCCCCGCCGATAATCTTGTCTTCCGGCCAATCGGCTCCCTTGACCAGAACATGGGGGACGATGATACGGATCATGTCCCCGGGGTCGGGGGCATCAAAGAGCACCACATGGTCCACGCATTCAAGGGCCGCCACCACACAGGCCCGCTGTCCCTCCGGCACCACCGGGCGGTCCTCTCCCTTTATCTTCCGGACGGAGGCATCGGAATTCAGCCCGAGCACCAGGACATCCCCGCAGGCCTTGGCCCGGGCCAGGTAAGAAACATGGCCGGCATGGAGGATATCAAAGCAGCCGTTGGTAAAGACCACAGTTTTGCCGGCAGTCCGGTAATCGCTGGAAAGCCTGCACATATCGTCCAGGGTGACTATTTTATTATCCATATATATCCTTTCGTCTGTCTTCTGCGACCGGGATCTGGGCTGCGGCCCGGGCCGGCGCATCCGTATCTATGTCAGCGGTAATAAAACCGGCATCGGAACCGGCCTGGCCCATTGTTTCCCCGGAAGGCCCCACAATGGCGGAAGATCCCGGGAATTCAAGCGCCCCGTCACTTCCGGTCCGGTTGCAGCAGAGCATATAACTCTGGTTTTCAATGGCCCGGGCCCGGAGCAGGGTCTGCCAGTGGGCCACCCTGGGAGCAGGCCACTGGGCAGATACAATGAAAAGCCTTGCCCCGTCAAGGAAAAGCTGCCGGGCAAGCTCAGGAAACCGCAGGTCGTAACAGATCATCAGCCCAATGCGGCCGAAACCGGTGTCAACAAATACAACCTCATCTCCCGGGGCATAGAACTCATGCTCAGCGGTCAGCCGGAACAGGTGAAGCTTTCGGTAGCCGCCCTTAACCTGCCCGTCCCGGTCAATGTAATATAAGGTATTGTATACCCGGTCACCTTCCGCCTCGGGCAGGGTGCCGGCCAGTGCCATGGACCGCGAGCCGGCAAATTGTGCCATCCGCGCCAGGGTCTGCGGGGTACGACGGGCATGGACTGCGATATTTTCATTGTCAAACCCGCAGGAAAACAGTTCCGGCAGCACCGCCAGGTCCGCTCCCCGGTCTGCCAGTTCTTCAAGATAGGAAAAGGCCGTACCCAGATTGGCCTCAATATTTCCGTTGACAATGTCAAACTGGACGGCTGCCGCCCGAAATCCTCTCTTTTCCATGGTTATCCGACTTTTTTTTAATTAGGTGGTTTTCCTTAATCCGTTAATTTTGTAGCACAAAAAAATAGTTTCGCAAAACAATAAGAAGCGTTTCAACCTCCTGGCCTATGAAACCCAGGATCCCCCCTAACCCGCTGTTTTTAAAAAGCCTTGACACCGCTATCCGCCTCCATTAGGTAAGATGATTATCGTGAACAATTAATTTGAGGGTGCAATGTACTTCCGTTATTTTTTTATATTTAGATGCTTCCGCGGCTTCTTTTTTATGAAGTCTGCCCGGGAAGAGTCGATGTAAATCAACGGAAAAGACAACGCAGACTCAAAACCATGGGCAGACCGACACAGGGACCCATGGTTTTTTATATTTTAAGGACTGTGGGCCACCCCCCAGCCCTTTTTTTAGGCGGGCAGCCGGCCGGCTTCATGGGCCACTTTAAATTTTTATAAAGGAGAACAAATCATGAAAAAAATGACAATCGCATTGTTGATCCTTACTCTCGCCCTATTGCCGGCCACCGGCGCCGTGGCGGCGCCCGTCTATAAGATCGGCGGGATTTTCTCATCCACGGGCAGGGCCTCTTTCCTGGGCGACCCTGAAAAAAAGACAATGGAAATGATGGTGGACAAAATCAACGCCGCCGGCGGCATTGACGGCCACATGCTCGAAGCAGTGATTTACGATTCCGAAGGGGATCCGGCCAAGGCGGTCTCCGCCGTGAACAAGCTGTTGCACAAGGATAAGGTTCTGGCCATCATCGGCCCCTCAACCACCCCCACCACCCTGGCCATTGTCAACTTTGTGGAACGGGCCCAGGTTCCCCTGATCTCCTGCGCTGCCGGCGTGAAGATCACCTCGCCGGTCAAGCCCTGGGTATTTAAAACCGCCCAGAGCGATCTTCTGGCCGTAGCCGCCGTCTACCAGCACATAAAGGCCGCCGGCATTAAAAAAATCGGTATCCTCACCGTGGCCAATTCCTTTGGAGAGAGCGGCAAAAACCAGTTGCTGACCCAGGCAAAGGAAAACGGCATTGAGGTCGTAAAGGCGGAAAGCTTCGGCGCCAAGGACACGGACATGACCGCCCAGCTCACTAAAATCAAGGCGGCCGGCCCCGATGCCATTGTCTGCTGGGGCACCAACCCCGGCCCGGCTGTTGTGGCCAAAAACGCCAAGCAGCTTAAAATTGATATCCCCCTCTACCAGAGCCACGGAGTGGCCTCTCCAAAATTCATCGAACTGGCCGGCGATGCGGCCGAAGGCATTATCCTGCCCACCGGCAAAATCCTGGTGACCGGGCTGCTGGATGATTCCGACGCCCAGAAGGGTATCCTGGAAGGCTACCAGGCCGACTACCAGGGCAAATACAAGGGCAATGTATCCGGCTTCGGCGGTTATGCCTATGATGCCGTGAATATCCTGGCCGGGGCGTTGAAAGGCAGCGGCGGAGACAAAAACAAGATCCGGGCCGCCCTGGAAGCCACCCAGAGCCATGTGGGCGCCACCGGCGAATTCAACTTCTCGGACAAGGACCACAACGGCCTCTCCCCGGAAGCCTTTGTTATGGTTGAAATCAAAGACGGTACCTGGAAACTGATTAAGTAAAGGGAATCCATGGAGGAAATCATCCAATACCTCTTTTCCGGCATTACCACCGGGGCCATTTATGCGGTGATCGCCGTGGGGCTGTCCATGCTGTACAGCTCCACGGAGCTCATCAACTTTGCCCACGGGGAGTTCGTCATGGTCGGGGCCATGGGCCTGGTCACCCTCTGGGTCCACCTGGCCTGGCCCCTGCCCCTGGCCATTGCCGGCACCATCGCCCTGGGCTGCGCCCTGGGCCTGCTCTTTGAGCGCTTTGCCATCCGCACCGCCAGAAGCCCCCAGCCCATTGTGCTGGTGATCATCACAGTGGGCGCCTCCATATTTCTGCGGGGTCTAGGCATGATTGCCTGGGGCAAGGACCCTTTCAGCGTCCCCCCCTTTTCCAGCCATGACTCCATTGAGATCCTGGGTGCTGCACTGCTGCCCCAGTCGCTGTGGATCGTAGCGGCGGCCGTTGCTTTGGCAGGGGGAATCCATTTTTTCCTGAAAAAAAGCCTTACGGGCAAGGCCATGGTGGCCTGCGCCGTGAACAAAAAAGCGGCCTGGCTTACGGGTATCCCATCGGAAAGAATGGCGGTACTGGCCTTTGCCATCAGCACGGGCTGCGGGGCGGTTGCCGGTATTTTCATCGCCCCCATCACCATGAGCTCCTACGACATGGGCACCATCCTGGGGCTCAAGGGATTCTGTGCCGCCATGATCGGCGGCCTGGGCAGCCTGTGGGGCGCCTTTGCCGGCGGCATTCTTCTGGGCGTTCTGGAATCCCTAGGTGCGGGCCTGATCTCTTCGGGACTGAAAGATGCCATTGCATTTATTTTACTGCTGCTGATTCTCTACGTCCGCCCGGGCGGACTTTTTTCCGCAAAAGAGGCAAAACGGTTTTAACCGGTAAGAAATTATGGATGACAATAAAAATAAAATCCGGTTGGAAAACGGCATTTTCATCGCCGTGGTTCTGGCCCTGGGACTGCTTACGGACAACACCTACTACCTGCAGATCATGACCTTCATCGGCATCAACACCCTGCTGACCTTGGGATTAAACATGCTCATGGGCTATGCCGGCCAGATTTCCCTGGGCCATGCGGCATTTTACGGTATCGGCGCCTACACCACGGCCATCCTCTCCACCACCTACGGGTTTTCCCCATGGACGGCGCTGTGCCTTTCCGTGGGCCTTGCCGTGGCCGTGGCCTTTGTGGTGGGCCTGCCCACCCTCCGCCTGGAGGGGTACTACCTGGGCATGGGCACCCTGGGCTTTGGCATGATCATCACCATACTATTCCGTGAATGGAGTTCGGTGACCGGCGGCGCCTCCGGATTCGTCGGCATTCCCGTTCTTGAAGCGGGCCCTGTCTCCTTTATGTCGGGCAGAAATTATTACTTCCTGGTCTGGGGAACGGTGCTCATTGCCCTGCTCATCTGTCGCAGGATTCTCTCCTCCCGCATGGGACGGGCGTTGCGTTCCATCCACGACGGTGAAAAGGCAGCCCTGGCCGTGGGGGTGAACACCCATTTTCTCAAACTCCAGATTTTCATGTTTTCAGCGGCCCTGGGGGCGGTGGCGGGATTTCTTTATGCCCATTTTGTGCTGTTCATCAGCCCGGAGTCCTTTGGATTCATGGTATCGGTGAAGATGGTGACCATGGTGGTCATCGGAGGCATGGCCAGCGTCTGGGGGGCATTGTTGGGCGCCTCCCTGCTCACCCTGCTCCCCGAGGTCCTCCACGGGTTTGCCGAATATGAGATGATCATCTTCGGCCTCATTCTCATGGTGGTCATGATATTTCTGCCCCAGGGCCTTACCCGGGGATTTCTGGATATGTACCAGGCAGCAAGGAAAAAACAATGAAACGGCCTGAACTGAACCCTGACATCCATGCCCTGCTGGCGGTGGACTCCCTGACCAAGATGTTCGGCGGGGTCCGGGCCCAGGACGATATTTCCTTCTCCATTGAACCTGGAATCGTCTGCGGCCTCATCGGCCCCAACGGGGCGGGCAAGACCACTTTGTTCAACATGATCACGGGCATCTACCCCCCCGACAGGGGGCGTGTGGTTTTCAACGGCAGAGACACAAGAAAAATGGCGGTCCACCAATTGGTTAACGCCGGGATTGCCCGGACCTTCCAGCATGTGGAACTTTTCGGTTCCATGACGCTGCTGGAGAACGTCCTGGTGGGTATGCATGTCAGGACCCGGTCCGGATTCTGGGGGGCGGTGACCCGGCTTCCCTTTGTGCTGCGTGAAGAAAAAGCAGCCGTGGAAAAGGCCGAGGCCCTGCTGGAATTCACAGGCCTGATAGATTACGCCGGGAAACCTGCCGGCGACCTGCCCGTGGGCCGGCAGAAAACAGCAGAAATCGCCCGGGCCCTGGCATCGGATCCTTTGCTCCTTCTCCTGGACGAGCCCGCAGCCGGCCTGAACGCCGTGGAAACCGAGGCCTTGGGGCAATTGATCGGACAGGTAAAAGCCGCGGGCGTCACCATGATGCTGGTGGAACACGATATGAGCCTGGCCATGGGCGTCTCTGACAAGGTGATCGTCCTGGACCAGGGCAGGAAACTGGCCGAGGGGTCTCCAAGACAGATACAGAACAACGAAGCGGTAATGGCCGCCTATCTGGGCCAGGGGTGAACATATGCTGAGAATTAAAAATTTAAAATGCGGTTACGGCAGTATCACCGCCGTCCACGGGGTAAGCCTATCGGTGCAGAAGGGGGAATTGATCTCCATTATCGGGGCCAACGGGGCCGGAAAAAGCTCCCTGCTCCTCGCCATCTGCGGACTGATGAAGAGCTGGTCCGGAGAGATTCTCTTCAATGACAAGCCCCTGGGGGGCATGTCCCCCCCGGCCATTGTCCGGGCCGGGATCAGTATGGTGCCAGAAGGACGGCAGATTTTCTCCCCCCTCAGTGTCATGGACAACCTTAAGATGGGGGCCTACACCATGTACCGCAAGGGGATGAAATCCGAAGTGGTGCAGGACCTGCAGATGGTGCTGGACATGTTCCCCATCCTCAGGGAGCGGGCCGACCAGCTTGCCGGCACCCTGTCCGGCGGGGAACAGCAGATGCTTGCCATCGGCCGGGCCCTGATGGCAAGGCCCAGCCTGCTGGTCCTGGACGAGCCCTCCATGGGGCTTGCCCCTAAAATTGTTGAAATGATTTTCAATACCATCGAAACCCTGAGGACCCAGGGAGTGACCATTCTTTTGGTGGAACAGAACGCCAGGGCCGCCCTTAAAATTGCCGACCGGGGGTATGTGCTGGAAACCGGCAAAACGGTCCTCCAGGGCAGTGCCGATGAACTGCTGGTGGACGATGATGTGAAACGCGCCTATCTGGGTCAGGATTACGGAGATTTTTACGACGGGAGGGATAACTAAATGCCCGAAGCAATCAGCATTGAAGAAAAAGAACAGCGCAAACTGGAACGGCTCCAGAGCACCCTGAACCGGGCCTATAAGAATGTACCCTTTCACCGGAACCGGTTCATTGAAAGTAATCTGTCCCCCCAGGACATTACCACGCTCACGGACCTTGAACGGCTTCCTTTCATGAGCCGGGCGGATCTGGGCACCCATTACCCCTACGGCCTCTTTGCCGTTCCCCTGCGGGACATCGTCCGCATTCACACCGCACCGGGCACCGGGGACCGCCCCTCCATCAGCGGATATACCCAGGCCGACCTGCTGATCTGGAAAAAGCTGGTGGCAGGGAGCCTTGCCGCTGCAGGCGTC encodes:
- a CDS encoding PilZ domain-containing protein, with amino-acid sequence MTDNSLEFQPMPGIDSGEDKVRNSFRVPASDKDNVLAVFYQKTFTVVNISSIGIAIRADSCLEFEAGQIIEDAELVLGSQRMEGLTAKVVHCSVHDTGDLQFGLAWVNMTAEEKERIDGVIERIKARFLSKE
- the atpE gene encoding ATP synthase F0 subunit C; this encodes MEFLVGSVWAAGLAIGIAAFGCGIGQGLGLNGAMAGISRNPEAAGKIQVNMLIGLALIESLCIYALVVAMILLFVHPAIAPAVQALGGH
- the atpB gene encoding F0F1 ATP synthase subunit A, producing MEHPYLFLTSVFGLFGKNAEAWAAAHPHVTYMWLAMIVLVVLGWLGGKGVAMVPKTAQNVFEVIISGLEEFMVGITGEEGRKSFPLLLTVFLFVLLGNLFGLVPTLYPPTANINTTVALAIIVVSWSHVIGIQKHGAKYIKHFLGPVPALMPLFFVIEVIGHLARVLSLTLRLFGNMMGHELVVGILLMLAGPFLVPLPIMAMGILVSLIQAIVFFLLPTMYIAGAIEEAH
- a CDS encoding ATP synthase subunit I, with translation MADLEKIINFITRTNWLLFFASSLVALFLASQKMYLGVFLGGLVVTVNFHLLKKTVSNNINREAVMEKGKSLVGSLLFKYYIRFTVTGAIIFLLISTHSVHPLGLLAGLSVVVASTFIAAGIELTRILFKEAV
- a CDS encoding AtpZ/AtpI family protein; the encoded protein is MNEDKGKTFRELGYFASLGISVALSIVIGLALGWWLDKQFDTQPVLLLVGLAFGIAAGFSNIIRAGQKGREIDKREEEKKNK
- the pgeF gene encoding peptidoglycan editing factor PgeF; amino-acid sequence: MAPPDVLTFDHLSACPGLVHGVFSRAGGNSTGPFAAMNIGMGCGDRREIVAENRSRMLDRLGLDRAVFLNQVHGDEILVVKQGMDFREWVWDRETRETLRPAAADAVVTDVADLGLVIQTADCQAVVLFDPVNRVLANVHAGWRGSVANILGKCISAMSANFGCRPENVLAGISPSLGPCCAEFVNYRTEIPRPLWQYRTNRPHYFDFWAISRAQLVEMGVKPSHILAMEICTKCNANRFFSYRAQKETGRFGTVIGFKKDE
- the rfaE2 gene encoding D-glycero-beta-D-manno-heptose 1-phosphate adenylyltransferase, with product MDNKIVTLDDMCRLSSDYRTAGKTVVFTNGCFDILHAGHVSYLARAKACGDVLVLGLNSDASVRKIKGEDRPVVPEGQRACVVAALECVDHVVLFDAPDPGDMIRIIVPHVLVKGADWPEDKIIGGDFVKSAGGRVERIPFEQEVSTTKIIERIGKRFYGAS
- a CDS encoding carbon-nitrogen family hydrolase, with translation MEKRGFRAAAVQFDIVNGNIEANLGTAFSYLEELADRGADLAVLPELFSCGFDNENIAVHARRTPQTLARMAQFAGSRSMALAGTLPEAEGDRVYNTLYYIDRDGQVKGGYRKLHLFRLTAEHEFYAPGDEVVFVDTGFGRIGLMICYDLRFPELARQLFLDGARLFIVSAQWPAPRVAHWQTLLRARAIENQSYMLCCNRTGSDGALEFPGSSAIVGPSGETMGQAGSDAGFITADIDTDAPARAAAQIPVAEDRRKDIYG
- a CDS encoding ABC transporter substrate-binding protein, coding for MKKMTIALLILTLALLPATGAVAAPVYKIGGIFSSTGRASFLGDPEKKTMEMMVDKINAAGGIDGHMLEAVIYDSEGDPAKAVSAVNKLLHKDKVLAIIGPSTTPTTLAIVNFVERAQVPLISCAAGVKITSPVKPWVFKTAQSDLLAVAAVYQHIKAAGIKKIGILTVANSFGESGKNQLLTQAKENGIEVVKAESFGAKDTDMTAQLTKIKAAGPDAIVCWGTNPGPAVVAKNAKQLKIDIPLYQSHGVASPKFIELAGDAAEGIILPTGKILVTGLLDDSDAQKGILEGYQADYQGKYKGNVSGFGGYAYDAVNILAGALKGSGGDKNKIRAALEATQSHVGATGEFNFSDKDHNGLSPEAFVMVEIKDGTWKLIK
- a CDS encoding branched-chain amino acid ABC transporter permease; protein product: MEEIIQYLFSGITTGAIYAVIAVGLSMLYSSTELINFAHGEFVMVGAMGLVTLWVHLAWPLPLAIAGTIALGCALGLLFERFAIRTARSPQPIVLVIITVGASIFLRGLGMIAWGKDPFSVPPFSSHDSIEILGAALLPQSLWIVAAAVALAGGIHFFLKKSLTGKAMVACAVNKKAAWLTGIPSERMAVLAFAISTGCGAVAGIFIAPITMSSYDMGTILGLKGFCAAMIGGLGSLWGAFAGGILLGVLESLGAGLISSGLKDAIAFILLLLILYVRPGGLFSAKEAKRF
- a CDS encoding branched-chain amino acid ABC transporter permease, which gives rise to MDDNKNKIRLENGIFIAVVLALGLLTDNTYYLQIMTFIGINTLLTLGLNMLMGYAGQISLGHAAFYGIGAYTTAILSTTYGFSPWTALCLSVGLAVAVAFVVGLPTLRLEGYYLGMGTLGFGMIITILFREWSSVTGGASGFVGIPVLEAGPVSFMSGRNYYFLVWGTVLIALLICRRILSSRMGRALRSIHDGEKAALAVGVNTHFLKLQIFMFSAALGAVAGFLYAHFVLFISPESFGFMVSVKMVTMVVIGGMASVWGALLGASLLTLLPEVLHGFAEYEMIIFGLILMVVMIFLPQGLTRGFLDMYQAARKKQ
- a CDS encoding ABC transporter ATP-binding protein, yielding MKRPELNPDIHALLAVDSLTKMFGGVRAQDDISFSIEPGIVCGLIGPNGAGKTTLFNMITGIYPPDRGRVVFNGRDTRKMAVHQLVNAGIARTFQHVELFGSMTLLENVLVGMHVRTRSGFWGAVTRLPFVLREEKAAVEKAEALLEFTGLIDYAGKPAGDLPVGRQKTAEIARALASDPLLLLLDEPAAGLNAVETEALGQLIGQVKAAGVTMMLVEHDMSLAMGVSDKVIVLDQGRKLAEGSPRQIQNNEAVMAAYLGQG
- a CDS encoding ABC transporter ATP-binding protein; the protein is MLRIKNLKCGYGSITAVHGVSLSVQKGELISIIGANGAGKSSLLLAICGLMKSWSGEILFNDKPLGGMSPPAIVRAGISMVPEGRQIFSPLSVMDNLKMGAYTMYRKGMKSEVVQDLQMVLDMFPILRERADQLAGTLSGGEQQMLAIGRALMARPSLLVLDEPSMGLAPKIVEMIFNTIETLRTQGVTILLVEQNARAALKIADRGYVLETGKTVLQGSADELLVDDDVKRAYLGQDYGDFYDGRDN